In Acidobacteriota bacterium, the following proteins share a genomic window:
- a CDS encoding DapH/DapD/GlmU-related protein, whose translation MSLFERFATPIHVVTTLGMYVQMVILGGIATAPGAYVALHAWDATAGWPPLARVLAGCCLGWGVYFSYAICVVFVVGAFRVVTSAGAPLGSFPYYSFKAMRWANYNALILMVRYTCMNFLRVTPFLTLFHRLMGMRIGRRVQINTCVIGDSNLIEIGDDSVIGGDVTLVAHAAEHGRLVTAPVKIGSRVTIGVMSVIFPGVTIGDGATVAANAVVTKGTTIGAGESWGGVPARRIK comes from the coding sequence ATGTCGTTGTTCGAACGCTTCGCGACCCCGATCCACGTAGTGACCACCCTTGGCATGTACGTCCAGATGGTCATACTCGGCGGGATCGCCACCGCGCCTGGCGCCTACGTGGCTCTCCACGCGTGGGACGCCACGGCGGGCTGGCCGCCGCTGGCCCGTGTGCTGGCGGGGTGTTGTCTGGGTTGGGGCGTGTACTTCTCGTACGCGATCTGCGTCGTGTTTGTGGTGGGAGCGTTTCGGGTCGTTACGAGCGCAGGTGCGCCTCTGGGCTCGTTTCCGTACTACTCGTTCAAGGCGATGAGGTGGGCCAACTACAACGCCCTCATCCTGATGGTGCGCTACACGTGCATGAACTTTCTCAGGGTGACGCCGTTCCTCACGCTCTTTCATCGGCTGATGGGGATGCGCATCGGCCGGCGTGTCCAGATCAATACGTGTGTGATCGGCGACTCGAACCTCATTGAGATTGGCGACGACTCCGTGATTGGTGGTGATGTGACGCTGGTCGCTCATGCGGCCGAGCACGGCCGGCTCGTGACGGCGCCAGTGAAGATCGGGAGCCGCGTCACGATTGGAGTGATGTCGGTGATCTTTCCGGGCGTGACCATTGGTGACGGGGCGACCGTCGCCGCCAACGCCGTCGTGACCAAGGGCACGACCATCGGCGCGGGAGAGTCATGGGGCGGCGTTCCCGCACGCCGAATCAAGTAG
- a CDS encoding M14 family zinc carboxypeptidase has protein sequence MMRRFLVLTAAFAMFGGPSVGGQQQAAPPAATTPAPDAARAFAPDVPEPGSVESIARFTTDKRFVSPWVAYVPDAKSVPSPTRFLGHIVGAAGELSTTTKIYGYFRALAAATPRVRVEVIGRSDEGRDILLVAVADEDGIRNLAKAKAASAALADPRRTSPEEAERIIESARPIYYFNAGLHSTESGSPEMVMELAYRLAVSDQPMIQAIRRNAIVLINPVSEPDGRDRFVEWFYRYLKGRTDFENLPEVSPPYWGHYVYHDNNRDSHQQALESTRAVSRMFFDYHPTVVHDLHESIALLETWNGTGPWNPNLDPIVISEFMEMSFEEVRSAAGFGMPGVWTWAFGEGFGHHYMESVATNHNAIGRGYETFGNATAETVQRTITNRKYLGKPVTGQEWYRPLPPPARFSWSLRDNTNYMETACLSILSYTARNGKEMLRNFYRKGYNSWQKGVTQAPYAFAIPSEQGDRRRVAQMVDMLRRQGIEVSRLTAALSVKEGAFPAGTYLVRLDQPYRNYAVDLLLPQKFPADAEFKPYDDISWALPVHFGVTAARIDDESVKQAQTEPVAGGDVAVEGRVTGQGEVFIIKDTGQEALLAARSRLSRFDVSIAEGPFKIGDVEYPAGSWIVPAQSGVGAALSDVAHELALDITAVAAVPDVPSHRAPLPRLAVWHTWADTQDVGWIRLTLDRQHIPYSYIRDDDIKAGGLKQKFDVILYGQTGLALAEQIHGIDPKFGPMAYTRTAEFPSHGVPDASDDITGGIGWVGMANLQQFLADGGLFVTLGNGSALPIEGGLVRSVSAAPGGGAVWTPGVELTASFTRSEHPIRYGYPNTTSAFRESEPAYTVRRADRKWIVLQWGTRLPKEEREDAEAAAAKRGDQGASQSRAADEAAKPAPMVLSGGAKGEDVLEGRPAILDVPAGRGHVIAFNFNPLHRDLNRSDYRLLWNAILNWQAILGAPDAPEQ, from the coding sequence ATGATGCGGCGGTTCCTGGTACTCACGGCTGCGTTCGCGATGTTCGGTGGTCCATCCGTCGGCGGCCAGCAGCAGGCGGCTCCGCCAGCGGCCACGACACCGGCGCCGGACGCCGCCCGCGCCTTCGCCCCCGATGTGCCGGAACCGGGTTCGGTCGAGAGCATCGCGCGCTTCACGACAGACAAGCGGTTCGTCAGCCCATGGGTCGCCTACGTTCCCGATGCGAAGTCCGTCCCTTCACCCACCAGGTTCCTCGGCCACATCGTCGGAGCCGCGGGCGAACTGTCGACGACGACGAAGATCTACGGGTACTTCCGGGCGCTGGCAGCGGCGACGCCTCGCGTGCGCGTCGAGGTGATTGGCCGGTCCGACGAGGGGCGGGACATCCTACTCGTGGCGGTGGCAGACGAGGACGGCATCCGGAACCTCGCGAAGGCGAAGGCCGCCTCAGCGGCGCTGGCCGATCCGCGCAGAACATCACCCGAGGAGGCGGAGCGCATCATCGAGTCCGCCCGGCCGATCTACTACTTCAACGCAGGATTGCACTCGACCGAGTCGGGCAGTCCCGAAATGGTGATGGAGCTGGCGTATCGCCTCGCCGTGTCAGACCAGCCGATGATCCAGGCGATCCGTCGAAACGCCATCGTGCTCATCAATCCCGTGTCCGAGCCCGACGGGCGAGACCGGTTTGTCGAATGGTTCTACAGATACCTCAAGGGCCGCACCGACTTTGAGAATCTGCCCGAGGTGTCCCCGCCGTACTGGGGCCACTACGTGTACCACGACAACAACCGCGACTCGCACCAGCAGGCGCTCGAGTCGACGCGCGCCGTGAGCCGGATGTTCTTCGACTATCATCCGACCGTCGTGCACGACCTGCACGAGTCGATCGCGCTGCTGGAGACCTGGAACGGCACCGGCCCCTGGAACCCCAACCTGGATCCGATCGTCATCAGCGAGTTCATGGAGATGTCGTTCGAGGAGGTGCGCTCCGCCGCGGGGTTTGGCATGCCAGGCGTCTGGACCTGGGCATTTGGTGAGGGGTTCGGCCATCACTATATGGAATCGGTGGCCACCAACCACAACGCCATCGGGCGCGGCTACGAGACATTTGGAAATGCCACCGCCGAAACCGTGCAGCGCACTATCACCAACCGCAAGTACCTCGGCAAGCCGGTGACCGGTCAGGAGTGGTACCGGCCGCTGCCGCCGCCGGCCCGGTTCTCCTGGTCCCTGCGCGACAACACCAACTACATGGAGACCGCGTGTCTGTCGATTCTGTCGTACACGGCGCGCAACGGGAAGGAGATGCTCCGCAACTTCTACCGCAAGGGCTACAACTCATGGCAGAAGGGCGTCACGCAGGCTCCGTACGCGTTTGCCATTCCGTCGGAGCAGGGCGACCGGCGGCGGGTGGCGCAGATGGTTGACATGTTGCGCCGGCAGGGCATTGAGGTGTCGCGCCTGACCGCGGCGCTCTCGGTCAAGGAGGGCGCGTTTCCGGCCGGGACGTATCTGGTCCGGCTCGATCAGCCGTACCGCAATTACGCCGTGGATCTGCTGCTGCCGCAGAAGTTTCCGGCCGATGCCGAATTCAAGCCGTACGACGACATCAGTTGGGCGCTGCCCGTGCACTTCGGCGTGACCGCGGCGCGCATAGACGACGAGTCGGTCAAGCAGGCGCAGACCGAACCGGTCGCCGGCGGAGACGTGGCCGTGGAAGGCCGCGTGACCGGTCAGGGAGAGGTATTCATCATCAAGGACACCGGCCAGGAAGCGCTGCTGGCTGCGCGAAGCAGGCTCTCACGTTTTGACGTGTCCATCGCCGAAGGCCCCTTCAAGATTGGCGACGTCGAGTATCCGGCAGGATCGTGGATCGTGCCCGCGCAGTCAGGCGTCGGGGCTGCCCTCTCTGATGTGGCGCACGAACTGGCGCTCGACATCACCGCCGTTGCTGCCGTTCCCGATGTGCCCAGCCACCGGGCTCCGCTGCCGCGGCTCGCCGTGTGGCACACCTGGGCCGACACGCAGGACGTCGGCTGGATCCGGCTCACGCTCGATCGCCAACACATTCCCTACTCGTACATCCGAGACGACGACATCAAGGCTGGCGGGTTGAAGCAGAAGTTCGATGTGATTCTCTACGGGCAGACCGGTCTCGCGCTCGCCGAGCAGATTCACGGCATCGATCCCAAGTTCGGGCCGATGGCCTACACGCGGACCGCGGAGTTTCCGAGTCACGGCGTGCCAGACGCGTCGGACGACATCACGGGCGGCATCGGCTGGGTGGGGATGGCGAATCTGCAGCAGTTCCTCGCAGATGGCGGTTTATTCGTGACTCTTGGCAACGGTTCCGCGCTTCCGATCGAGGGCGGCCTCGTTCGCAGTGTGTCGGCGGCGCCAGGAGGCGGGGCCGTGTGGACGCCAGGCGTTGAACTCACCGCCAGCTTCACTCGCTCCGAGCATCCGATCCGCTACGGGTATCCGAATACCACGTCGGCATTTCGCGAATCGGAGCCTGCCTATACCGTGCGCCGCGCGGATCGCAAGTGGATCGTGCTGCAGTGGGGGACGCGTCTGCCCAAGGAGGAGCGCGAAGACGCGGAGGCCGCCGCCGCGAAGCGTGGAGACCAGGGCGCCAGCCAGAGCCGCGCAGCGGACGAAGCCGCGAAGCCCGCGCCGATGGTGCTCAGCGGCGGAGCCAAGGGCGAGGACGTGCTCGAGGGGCGGCCGGCGATTCTGGACGTGCCGGCGGGCCGGGGTCACGTCATCGCGTTCAACTTCAATCCCCTGCACCGCGACCTGAACCGATCGGACTACCGCCTGCTGTGGAATGCGATTCTCAACTGGCAGGCGATTCTCGGCGCTCCCGACGCGCCGGAGCAGTAA
- a CDS encoding prolyl oligopeptidase family serine peptidase: protein MRRILFAVLCACAVGNLFVGAQQPPSTPPVAGQPQSKAQVAAAGAVKTTPVKPPVPFTLSIDNIMRGPKLVGNAPSAIRWAQDSSKLYFSWQKFTEDRANTYAVNRDGTDLKVLSQEEARQVTAGITGRADRTRKRLLTAEGGNIVIYDMLTHARRLLIKTAAAESSPRWARGDSAITFMRDGNLFLMTLDGSGSAPAEVQLTDVVAPAGEAAASASAGGRGATGGSGLTGGRGAAGQGGRGGGDQTLTESQRRMRDEELKLIEYLKRQADLRQQSGRGGMGGGRGGRGGAGGPGGGPADSIARFQLAARQSVTDMILSADENYVFIGVTERPEVAARNQDVPNYVTESAYPEMINGRSNVGDSQSRRLLAILDLKQNKVAWADGSAFAGSERTIKPAEAVKPTDAAKAGDAPKSAEAAKPADVAKAGDAPKSAETAKPTDVAKAGDAPKSAEAAKPTDATKANAGPRILDWGVPDCSDDGSRCVTAVRARDNKDRWLVTIDPATGKATAIDNLHDNAWIREGSVATATGGGGFGGGGGAGLAWLPDNARVIFMAEKDGWMHLYSLDVTAAPPVAKPLTSGKWEVASARLSNDRSRIFFASSEVHPGERHFYTMSVNGGAPTRITTATGGHDVTVSPDEKSLAVVYSSSTKPPELFVMPFAAGAQPKQVTTSPTQDFLSFKWIDPKIVTYKARDGAIVYARLYTPEMIGAKRDPKHLAVVFVHGAGYLQFVTKAWPSSYYREHLFHNLLASRGYVVICPDYRASAGYGRDWRTGIYEHMGGKDLEDSVDAARFVVATEKVDAKRIGIYGGSYGGFLTLMAMFTTPDVFAAGAALRPVTDWAHYNHSYTAPILNLPQTSVEAYKRSSPIYFAEGLKGQLLICHGMVDTNVFFQDTVRLTERLIELRKTTWSVAPYPVENHGFTEETSWADEYKRIFKLFEDYLRR from the coding sequence ATGCGTCGAATCCTGTTTGCCGTGCTCTGTGCCTGTGCCGTCGGGAATCTGTTTGTCGGCGCGCAGCAACCTCCGTCCACACCACCGGTTGCCGGCCAGCCTCAGTCGAAGGCCCAGGTCGCGGCGGCAGGAGCCGTCAAGACGACGCCGGTCAAACCGCCGGTCCCCTTTACGCTCTCCATCGACAACATCATGCGCGGCCCGAAGCTGGTGGGCAACGCGCCGTCAGCGATCCGATGGGCGCAGGATTCTTCGAAACTCTACTTCTCGTGGCAGAAGTTCACCGAGGATCGCGCCAACACCTACGCCGTCAATCGCGACGGGACCGATCTGAAGGTGCTCAGCCAAGAAGAGGCGCGGCAGGTGACTGCCGGAATCACAGGCCGGGCCGACCGGACGCGCAAGCGGCTGCTCACCGCCGAGGGCGGAAACATCGTCATCTATGACATGCTCACCCACGCGCGCCGACTCCTGATAAAGACCGCCGCCGCCGAATCGAGTCCGCGCTGGGCCCGCGGCGATAGTGCGATCACGTTTATGCGCGACGGCAACTTGTTTCTGATGACGCTCGACGGCAGCGGCAGCGCGCCGGCAGAAGTACAGCTGACCGACGTCGTGGCCCCCGCCGGTGAGGCTGCGGCTTCCGCCTCTGCGGGCGGCCGGGGCGCGACGGGGGGATCTGGCCTGACGGGCGGGCGTGGTGCGGCAGGGCAGGGCGGTCGCGGCGGCGGCGACCAGACGCTTACCGAGTCCCAGCGGAGGATGCGCGACGAAGAGCTGAAGCTGATCGAGTACCTGAAGCGGCAGGCAGATCTGCGCCAGCAGAGCGGGCGAGGCGGCATGGGCGGCGGACGGGGAGGTCGCGGCGGCGCCGGCGGGCCCGGAGGCGGGCCGGCCGATTCTATCGCGAGATTTCAACTGGCCGCCCGGCAGAGCGTCACCGACATGATCTTGTCGGCCGACGAGAACTACGTGTTCATCGGCGTGACCGAACGGCCGGAGGTGGCGGCTCGCAACCAGGACGTGCCGAACTACGTCACCGAATCGGCCTATCCCGAAATGATCAACGGCCGTTCCAACGTCGGCGATTCACAGTCGCGCCGCCTGCTCGCCATCCTCGACCTGAAGCAGAACAAGGTGGCCTGGGCCGACGGGAGCGCATTCGCCGGCAGCGAGCGGACCATCAAGCCGGCCGAAGCCGTGAAACCGACGGACGCCGCAAAGGCGGGCGACGCGCCGAAGTCCGCCGAAGCGGCGAAACCGGCGGACGTCGCAAAGGCGGGCGACGCGCCGAAGTCCGCCGAAACGGCGAAACCGACGGACGTCGCAAAGGCGGGCGACGCGCCGAAGTCCGCCGAAGCGGCGAAACCGACGGACGCCACGAAGGCGAACGCGGGGCCGCGCATCCTCGACTGGGGCGTTCCCGACTGTTCAGACGATGGGAGCCGATGCGTCACCGCGGTGCGAGCACGGGACAACAAGGACCGGTGGCTCGTCACGATAGACCCGGCCACCGGCAAGGCCACCGCGATCGACAACCTGCACGACAACGCCTGGATCCGGGAGGGATCGGTCGCCACGGCCACTGGCGGGGGCGGCTTCGGAGGCGGTGGCGGCGCCGGACTGGCGTGGCTGCCCGACAACGCACGTGTCATCTTCATGGCCGAGAAAGACGGCTGGATGCACCTGTACTCGCTCGACGTGACCGCGGCGCCCCCGGTGGCGAAGCCCCTGACCTCGGGCAAGTGGGAAGTGGCCAGCGCGCGGCTGTCGAACGATCGGAGCAGGATCTTCTTCGCCTCGAGCGAGGTGCACCCGGGTGAGCGCCACTTCTACACGATGTCGGTAAACGGTGGAGCCCCCACTCGAATCACGACGGCAACCGGCGGGCACGACGTCACCGTATCGCCCGACGAGAAGTCGCTGGCCGTCGTCTATTCGTCGAGCACGAAACCGCCAGAGCTGTTCGTGATGCCGTTCGCGGCAGGCGCCCAGCCAAAGCAGGTCACCACCTCGCCAACCCAGGACTTCCTGTCCTTCAAGTGGATCGATCCGAAGATCGTCACGTACAAGGCGCGCGACGGCGCGATCGTGTACGCGCGACTCTACACGCCGGAGATGATTGGCGCGAAACGCGACCCGAAGCACCTGGCCGTCGTCTTCGTCCACGGCGCGGGATACTTGCAGTTTGTGACCAAGGCCTGGCCTTCGAGCTACTACCGCGAGCACCTGTTCCACAATCTGCTGGCGTCGCGCGGCTACGTCGTGATCTGCCCCGACTACCGGGCGAGCGCGGGCTATGGTCGGGACTGGCGCACCGGCATCTATGAACACATGGGCGGCAAGGACCTGGAAGATTCCGTCGACGCCGCGAGGTTCGTTGTGGCGACCGAGAAGGTCGACGCGAAACGGATTGGCATCTACGGTGGCAGCTACGGCGGCTTCCTCACGCTGATGGCGATGTTCACGACTCCCGATGTGTTCGCCGCTGGCGCAGCGCTGCGGCCCGTGACCGACTGGGCGCACTACAATCACAGCTACACGGCCCCGATTCTGAACCTGCCGCAAACCAGCGTCGAGGCGTACAAGCGCAGTTCCCCGATCTACTTCGCCGAGGGGTTGAAGGGGCAACTGCTGATTTGTCACGGCATGGTGGACACGAATGTGTTCTTCCAGGACACCGTGCGGCTGACCGAGCGGCTGATCGAATTGCGAAAGACCACCTGGTCGGTGGCGCCCTATCCGGTGGAGAATCACGGCTTCACGGAAGAAACGAGCTGGGCTGACGAATACAAGCGCATCTTCAAGCTGTTCGAGGATTACCTGAGGCGATAG